Proteins encoded within one genomic window of Rhododendron vialii isolate Sample 1 chromosome 1a, ASM3025357v1:
- the LOC131325233 gene encoding cationic amino acid transporter 9, chloroplastic isoform X2: MHIHSFIRDETKSFSFSLCSINTVTTTTTNERERERERESIILGILEREMRGDEKSSISNRTGSSPSCLSHFWSSALRTKSLPPPQSETSSVRVIPGGDGLVRRLGLFDLILLGIGASIGAGIFVVTGTVAHDAGPGVTISFVLAGASCVLNALCYAELASRFPAVVGGAYLYTYTAFNELTAFLVFAQLMLDYHIGAASIARSLASYVVAVLELFPFFKGNIPSWIGHGGEEFLGALSINVLAPILLVLLTIVLSLGVGESSVLNSVMTTAKVIIVIFVIIVGSFEVDVSNWSPFAPNGFKAVLTGATVAFFAFVGFDAVANSAEESKRPQRDLPLGIMGSLLICAALYIGVCLVLTGMVPYQFLGEEAPLSEAFTSKGLKYVSVIISIGAVAGLTTTLLVGLYVQSRLYLGLGRDGLLPSIFAKVHPIRHTPIHSQVWVGSVACVLAGLFNVHVLSHILSVGSLTGYSVVSACVVTLRWKDKSSSQVSRRWISSWREGVLCLIIIASCGFTAGAVYRFNASFVFLIVALIAAIFAAAALYLRQAYTVPPGFSCPWVPIVPSVCIFFNIFLFAQLHNEAWVRFVVLSIISVGIYAFYGQYHADPVSSSETLTYHRAPAEEN; encoded by the exons ATGcacattcattcattcattagGGACGAGACAAAAAGCTTCTCATTTTCACTCTGCTCGATAAACACCGTCACCACGACAACCaccaacgagagagagagagagagagagagagagagtatcatATTAGGgatcttagagagagaaatgagaggcGACGAGAAGAGCAGCATCAGCAATCGCACTGGCTCATCTCCTTCCTGTCTTTCGCATTTCTGGTCCTCTGCTCTCAGAACCAAGTCCCTACCTCCTCCCCAATCGGAAACCTCCTCCGTCCGCGTAATCCCCGGCGGCGACGGCCTCGTTCGCCGCCTCGGCCTCTTCGACCTTATCCTCCTCGGCATCGGCGCTTCCATCGGTGCCGGAATCTTCGTCGTCACCGGCACCGTCGCCCACGATGCCGGACCTG GAGTCACAATTAGTTTTGTACTCGCTGGCGCATCTTGTGTACTCAATGCGCTATGCTATGCCGAGCTAGCTTCTCGGTTTCCTGCTGTTGTAGGCGGAGCATACCTATATACATACACAGCTTTCAATGAGCTTACTGCATTTCTCGTGTTTGCGCAACTGATGCTTGACTACCATATTGGTGCTGCTAGCATAGCAAGAAGCTTAGCAAGCTATGTAGTTGCAGTACTAGAGCTCTTTCCCTTTTTCAAGGGTAACATACCAAGCTGGATTGGGCATGGTGGTGAGGAGTTTTTGGGAGCCCTATCTATTAATGTATTGGCTCCAATTCTTCTAGTGCTTCTTACAATAGTTCTTTCTTTGGGAGTCGGAGAATCGTCTGTGTTGAACTCAGTCATGACTACAGCAAAG GTAATAATTGTTATTTTCGTCATAATCGTTGGGTCTTTTGAGGTTGATGTTTCAAATTGGTCTCCTTTTGCTCCAAATGGTTTTAAAGCAGTACTGACGGGAGCAACTGTAGCATTCTTTGCATTTGTTGGATTTGATGCAGTTGCTAATTCAGCTGAAGAATCTAAGAGACCACAA CGGGACTTGCCATTAGGCATCATGGGCAGCCTTCTCATTTGTGCGGCATTGTATATTGGTGTTTGCTTAGTCTTAACTGGGATGGTACCTTACCAGTTCCTAGGGGAAGAAGCTCCTCTGTCTGAAGCTTTCACATCGAAGGGTTTGAAATATGTTTCTGTAATAATCAGCATTGGTGCTGTTGCTGGACTTACGACTACGCTTCTAGTTGGTCTTTATGTCCAG TCTAGGTTATATCTTGGGCTTGGAAGGGATGGTTTACTACCTTCAATTTTTGCTAAAGTGCATCCGATACGGCACACTCCCATACACTCTCAGGTTTGGGTTGGATCTGTTGCCTGCGTCTTGGCAGGGCTGTTCAATGTGCATGTGCTCTCACACATTCTTTCAGTTGGCTCATTG ACAGGCTATTCTGTTGTCTCAGCATGTGTGGTAACCCTTCGCTGGAAGGATAAGAGCTCAAGTCAAGTTTCGAGAAGGTGGATATCAAGCTGGAGGGAAGGTGTCCTTTGCCTAATCATAATTGCTTCTTGTGGTTTCACTGCTGGAGCTGTCTACCGTTTCAATGCTTCATTTGTGTTTCTGATTGTGGCTCTTATAGCTGCAATCTTTGCTGCCGCTGCTCTTTACTTACGTCAA GCTTATACAgttccaccaggattctcttgTCCGTGGGTTCCAATTGTGCCCTCTGTTTGCATCTTCTTCAACATTTTCCTGTTTGCTCAG TTACACAATGAGGCCTGGGTGAGATTTGTTGTCCTCAGCATTATTTCAGTTGGGATTTATGCATTTTACGGGCAGTATCATGCCGATCCTGTAAGTTCGAGTGAGACATTAACTTACCATAGGGCACCTGCAGAAGAAAATTGA
- the LOC131325233 gene encoding cationic amino acid transporter 9, chloroplastic isoform X1: MRGDEKSSISNRTGSSPSCLSHFWSSALRTKSLPPPQSETSSVRVIPGGDGLVRRLGLFDLILLGIGASIGAGIFVVTGTVAHDAGPGVTISFVLAGASCVLNALCYAELASRFPAVVGGAYLYTYTAFNELTAFLVFAQLMLDYHIGAASIARSLASYVVAVLELFPFFKGNIPSWIGHGGEEFLGALSINVLAPILLVLLTIVLSLGVGESSVLNSVMTTAKVIIVIFVIIVGSFEVDVSNWSPFAPNGFKAVLTGATVAFFAFVGFDAVANSAEESKRPQRDLPLGIMGSLLICAALYIGVCLVLTGMVPYQFLGEEAPLSEAFTSKGLKYVSVIISIGAVAGLTTTLLVGLYVQSRLYLGLGRDGLLPSIFAKVHPIRHTPIHSQVWVGSVACVLAGLFNVHVLSHILSVGSLTGYSVVSACVVTLRWKDKSSSQVSRRWISSWREGVLCLIIIASCGFTAGAVYRFNASFVFLIVALIAAIFAAAALYLRQAYTVPPGFSCPWVPIVPSVCIFFNIFLFAQLHNEAWVRFVVLSIISVGIYAFYGQYHADPVSADST, from the exons atgagaggcGACGAGAAGAGCAGCATCAGCAATCGCACTGGCTCATCTCCTTCCTGTCTTTCGCATTTCTGGTCCTCTGCTCTCAGAACCAAGTCCCTACCTCCTCCCCAATCGGAAACCTCCTCCGTCCGCGTAATCCCCGGCGGCGACGGCCTCGTTCGCCGCCTCGGCCTCTTCGACCTTATCCTCCTCGGCATCGGCGCTTCCATCGGTGCCGGAATCTTCGTCGTCACCGGCACCGTCGCCCACGATGCCGGACCTG GAGTCACAATTAGTTTTGTACTCGCTGGCGCATCTTGTGTACTCAATGCGCTATGCTATGCCGAGCTAGCTTCTCGGTTTCCTGCTGTTGTAGGCGGAGCATACCTATATACATACACAGCTTTCAATGAGCTTACTGCATTTCTCGTGTTTGCGCAACTGATGCTTGACTACCATATTGGTGCTGCTAGCATAGCAAGAAGCTTAGCAAGCTATGTAGTTGCAGTACTAGAGCTCTTTCCCTTTTTCAAGGGTAACATACCAAGCTGGATTGGGCATGGTGGTGAGGAGTTTTTGGGAGCCCTATCTATTAATGTATTGGCTCCAATTCTTCTAGTGCTTCTTACAATAGTTCTTTCTTTGGGAGTCGGAGAATCGTCTGTGTTGAACTCAGTCATGACTACAGCAAAG GTAATAATTGTTATTTTCGTCATAATCGTTGGGTCTTTTGAGGTTGATGTTTCAAATTGGTCTCCTTTTGCTCCAAATGGTTTTAAAGCAGTACTGACGGGAGCAACTGTAGCATTCTTTGCATTTGTTGGATTTGATGCAGTTGCTAATTCAGCTGAAGAATCTAAGAGACCACAA CGGGACTTGCCATTAGGCATCATGGGCAGCCTTCTCATTTGTGCGGCATTGTATATTGGTGTTTGCTTAGTCTTAACTGGGATGGTACCTTACCAGTTCCTAGGGGAAGAAGCTCCTCTGTCTGAAGCTTTCACATCGAAGGGTTTGAAATATGTTTCTGTAATAATCAGCATTGGTGCTGTTGCTGGACTTACGACTACGCTTCTAGTTGGTCTTTATGTCCAG TCTAGGTTATATCTTGGGCTTGGAAGGGATGGTTTACTACCTTCAATTTTTGCTAAAGTGCATCCGATACGGCACACTCCCATACACTCTCAGGTTTGGGTTGGATCTGTTGCCTGCGTCTTGGCAGGGCTGTTCAATGTGCATGTGCTCTCACACATTCTTTCAGTTGGCTCATTG ACAGGCTATTCTGTTGTCTCAGCATGTGTGGTAACCCTTCGCTGGAAGGATAAGAGCTCAAGTCAAGTTTCGAGAAGGTGGATATCAAGCTGGAGGGAAGGTGTCCTTTGCCTAATCATAATTGCTTCTTGTGGTTTCACTGCTGGAGCTGTCTACCGTTTCAATGCTTCATTTGTGTTTCTGATTGTGGCTCTTATAGCTGCAATCTTTGCTGCCGCTGCTCTTTACTTACGTCAA GCTTATACAgttccaccaggattctcttgTCCGTGGGTTCCAATTGTGCCCTCTGTTTGCATCTTCTTCAACATTTTCCTGTTTGCTCAG TTACACAATGAGGCCTGGGTGAGATTTGTTGTCCTCAGCATTATTTCAGTTGGGATTTATGCATTTTACGGGCAGTATCATGCCGATCCT GTTTCTGCAGATTCAACATGA
- the LOC131325233 gene encoding cationic amino acid transporter 9, chloroplastic isoform X3: protein MRGDEKSSISNRTGSSPSCLSHFWSSALRTKSLPPPQSETSSVRVIPGGDGLVRRLGLFDLILLGIGASIGAGIFVVTGTVAHDAGPGVTISFVLAGASCVLNALCYAELASRFPAVVGGAYLYTYTAFNELTAFLVFAQLMLDYHIGAASIARSLASYVVAVLELFPFFKGNIPSWIGHGGEEFLGALSINVLAPILLVLLTIVLSLGVGESSVLNSVMTTAKVIIVIFVIIVGSFEVDVSNWSPFAPNGFKAVLTGATVAFFAFVGFDAVANSAEESKRPQRDLPLGIMGSLLICAALYIGVCLVLTGMVPYQFLGEEAPLSEAFTSKGLKYVSVIISIGAVAGLTTTLLVGLYVQSRLYLGLGRDGLLPSIFAKVHPIRHTPIHSQVWVGSVACVLAGLFNVHVLSHILSVGSLTGYSVVSACVVTLRWKDKSSSQVSRRWISSWREGVLCLIIIASCGFTAGAVYRFNASFVFLIVALIAAIFAAAALYLRQAYTVPPGFSCPWVPIVPSVCIFFNIFLFAQLHNEAWVRFVVLSIISVGIYAFYGQYHADPVSSSETLTYHRAPAEEN, encoded by the exons atgagaggcGACGAGAAGAGCAGCATCAGCAATCGCACTGGCTCATCTCCTTCCTGTCTTTCGCATTTCTGGTCCTCTGCTCTCAGAACCAAGTCCCTACCTCCTCCCCAATCGGAAACCTCCTCCGTCCGCGTAATCCCCGGCGGCGACGGCCTCGTTCGCCGCCTCGGCCTCTTCGACCTTATCCTCCTCGGCATCGGCGCTTCCATCGGTGCCGGAATCTTCGTCGTCACCGGCACCGTCGCCCACGATGCCGGACCTG GAGTCACAATTAGTTTTGTACTCGCTGGCGCATCTTGTGTACTCAATGCGCTATGCTATGCCGAGCTAGCTTCTCGGTTTCCTGCTGTTGTAGGCGGAGCATACCTATATACATACACAGCTTTCAATGAGCTTACTGCATTTCTCGTGTTTGCGCAACTGATGCTTGACTACCATATTGGTGCTGCTAGCATAGCAAGAAGCTTAGCAAGCTATGTAGTTGCAGTACTAGAGCTCTTTCCCTTTTTCAAGGGTAACATACCAAGCTGGATTGGGCATGGTGGTGAGGAGTTTTTGGGAGCCCTATCTATTAATGTATTGGCTCCAATTCTTCTAGTGCTTCTTACAATAGTTCTTTCTTTGGGAGTCGGAGAATCGTCTGTGTTGAACTCAGTCATGACTACAGCAAAG GTAATAATTGTTATTTTCGTCATAATCGTTGGGTCTTTTGAGGTTGATGTTTCAAATTGGTCTCCTTTTGCTCCAAATGGTTTTAAAGCAGTACTGACGGGAGCAACTGTAGCATTCTTTGCATTTGTTGGATTTGATGCAGTTGCTAATTCAGCTGAAGAATCTAAGAGACCACAA CGGGACTTGCCATTAGGCATCATGGGCAGCCTTCTCATTTGTGCGGCATTGTATATTGGTGTTTGCTTAGTCTTAACTGGGATGGTACCTTACCAGTTCCTAGGGGAAGAAGCTCCTCTGTCTGAAGCTTTCACATCGAAGGGTTTGAAATATGTTTCTGTAATAATCAGCATTGGTGCTGTTGCTGGACTTACGACTACGCTTCTAGTTGGTCTTTATGTCCAG TCTAGGTTATATCTTGGGCTTGGAAGGGATGGTTTACTACCTTCAATTTTTGCTAAAGTGCATCCGATACGGCACACTCCCATACACTCTCAGGTTTGGGTTGGATCTGTTGCCTGCGTCTTGGCAGGGCTGTTCAATGTGCATGTGCTCTCACACATTCTTTCAGTTGGCTCATTG ACAGGCTATTCTGTTGTCTCAGCATGTGTGGTAACCCTTCGCTGGAAGGATAAGAGCTCAAGTCAAGTTTCGAGAAGGTGGATATCAAGCTGGAGGGAAGGTGTCCTTTGCCTAATCATAATTGCTTCTTGTGGTTTCACTGCTGGAGCTGTCTACCGTTTCAATGCTTCATTTGTGTTTCTGATTGTGGCTCTTATAGCTGCAATCTTTGCTGCCGCTGCTCTTTACTTACGTCAA GCTTATACAgttccaccaggattctcttgTCCGTGGGTTCCAATTGTGCCCTCTGTTTGCATCTTCTTCAACATTTTCCTGTTTGCTCAG TTACACAATGAGGCCTGGGTGAGATTTGTTGTCCTCAGCATTATTTCAGTTGGGATTTATGCATTTTACGGGCAGTATCATGCCGATCCTGTAAGTTCGAGTGAGACATTAACTTACCATAGGGCACCTGCAGAAGAAAATTGA
- the LOC131325233 gene encoding cationic amino acid transporter 9, chloroplastic isoform X4 has translation MRGDEKSSISNRTGSSPSCLSHFWSSALRTKSLPPPQSETSSVRVIPGGDGLVRRLGLFDLILLGIGASIGAGIFVVTGTVAHDAGPGVTISFVLAGASCVLNALCYAELASRFPAVVGGAYLYTYTAFNELTAFLVFAQLMLDYHIGAASIARSLASYVVAVLELFPFFKGNIPSWIGHGGEEFLGALSINVLAPILLVLLTIVLSLGVGESSVLNSVMTTAKVIIVIFVIIVGSFEVDVSNWSPFAPNGFKAVLTGATVAFFAFVGFDAVANSAEESKRPQRDLPLGIMGSLLICAALYIGVCLVLTGMVPYQFLGEEAPLSEAFTSKGLKYVSVIISIGAVAGLTTTLLVGLYVQSRLYLGLGRDGLLPSIFAKVHPIRHTPIHSQVWVGSVACVLAGLFNVHVLSHILSVGSLTGYSVVSACVVTLRWKDKSSSQVSRRWISSWREGVLCLIIIASCGFTAGAVYRFNASFVFLIVALIAAIFAAAALYLRQSGSLSPVKYLKKE, from the exons atgagaggcGACGAGAAGAGCAGCATCAGCAATCGCACTGGCTCATCTCCTTCCTGTCTTTCGCATTTCTGGTCCTCTGCTCTCAGAACCAAGTCCCTACCTCCTCCCCAATCGGAAACCTCCTCCGTCCGCGTAATCCCCGGCGGCGACGGCCTCGTTCGCCGCCTCGGCCTCTTCGACCTTATCCTCCTCGGCATCGGCGCTTCCATCGGTGCCGGAATCTTCGTCGTCACCGGCACCGTCGCCCACGATGCCGGACCTG GAGTCACAATTAGTTTTGTACTCGCTGGCGCATCTTGTGTACTCAATGCGCTATGCTATGCCGAGCTAGCTTCTCGGTTTCCTGCTGTTGTAGGCGGAGCATACCTATATACATACACAGCTTTCAATGAGCTTACTGCATTTCTCGTGTTTGCGCAACTGATGCTTGACTACCATATTGGTGCTGCTAGCATAGCAAGAAGCTTAGCAAGCTATGTAGTTGCAGTACTAGAGCTCTTTCCCTTTTTCAAGGGTAACATACCAAGCTGGATTGGGCATGGTGGTGAGGAGTTTTTGGGAGCCCTATCTATTAATGTATTGGCTCCAATTCTTCTAGTGCTTCTTACAATAGTTCTTTCTTTGGGAGTCGGAGAATCGTCTGTGTTGAACTCAGTCATGACTACAGCAAAG GTAATAATTGTTATTTTCGTCATAATCGTTGGGTCTTTTGAGGTTGATGTTTCAAATTGGTCTCCTTTTGCTCCAAATGGTTTTAAAGCAGTACTGACGGGAGCAACTGTAGCATTCTTTGCATTTGTTGGATTTGATGCAGTTGCTAATTCAGCTGAAGAATCTAAGAGACCACAA CGGGACTTGCCATTAGGCATCATGGGCAGCCTTCTCATTTGTGCGGCATTGTATATTGGTGTTTGCTTAGTCTTAACTGGGATGGTACCTTACCAGTTCCTAGGGGAAGAAGCTCCTCTGTCTGAAGCTTTCACATCGAAGGGTTTGAAATATGTTTCTGTAATAATCAGCATTGGTGCTGTTGCTGGACTTACGACTACGCTTCTAGTTGGTCTTTATGTCCAG TCTAGGTTATATCTTGGGCTTGGAAGGGATGGTTTACTACCTTCAATTTTTGCTAAAGTGCATCCGATACGGCACACTCCCATACACTCTCAGGTTTGGGTTGGATCTGTTGCCTGCGTCTTGGCAGGGCTGTTCAATGTGCATGTGCTCTCACACATTCTTTCAGTTGGCTCATTG ACAGGCTATTCTGTTGTCTCAGCATGTGTGGTAACCCTTCGCTGGAAGGATAAGAGCTCAAGTCAAGTTTCGAGAAGGTGGATATCAAGCTGGAGGGAAGGTGTCCTTTGCCTAATCATAATTGCTTCTTGTGGTTTCACTGCTGGAGCTGTCTACCGTTTCAATGCTTCATTTGTGTTTCTGATTGTGGCTCTTATAGCTGCAATCTTTGCTGCCGCTGCTCTTTACTTACGTCAA AGTGGGTCGCTATCTCCTGTTAAATATCTCAAGAAAGAATGA
- the LOC131325233 gene encoding cationic amino acid transporter 9, chloroplastic isoform X5 has product MRGDEKSSISNRTGSSPSCLSHFWSSALRTKSLPPPQSETSSVRVIPGGDGLVRRLGLFDLILLGIGASIGAGIFVVTGTVAHDAGPGVTISFVLAGASCVLNALCYAELASRFPAVVGGAYLYTYTAFNELTAFLVFAQLMLDYHIGAASIARSLASYVVAVLELFPFFKGNIPSWIGHGGEEFLGALSINVLAPILLVLLTIVLSLGVGESSVLNSVMTTAKVIIVIFVIIVGSFEVDVSNWSPFAPNGFKAVLTGATVAFFAFVGFDAVANSAEESKRPQRDLPLGIMGSLLICAALYIGVCLVLTGMVPYQFLGEEAPLSEAFTSKGLKYVSVIISIGAVAGLTTTLLVGLYVQSRLYLGLGRDGLLPSIFAKVHPIRHTPIHSQVWVGSVACVLAGLFNVHVLSHILSVGSLTGYSVVSACVVTLRWKDKSSSQVSRRWISSWREGVLCLIIIASCGFTAGAVYRFNASFVFLIVALIAAIFAAAALYLRQVLNPV; this is encoded by the exons atgagaggcGACGAGAAGAGCAGCATCAGCAATCGCACTGGCTCATCTCCTTCCTGTCTTTCGCATTTCTGGTCCTCTGCTCTCAGAACCAAGTCCCTACCTCCTCCCCAATCGGAAACCTCCTCCGTCCGCGTAATCCCCGGCGGCGACGGCCTCGTTCGCCGCCTCGGCCTCTTCGACCTTATCCTCCTCGGCATCGGCGCTTCCATCGGTGCCGGAATCTTCGTCGTCACCGGCACCGTCGCCCACGATGCCGGACCTG GAGTCACAATTAGTTTTGTACTCGCTGGCGCATCTTGTGTACTCAATGCGCTATGCTATGCCGAGCTAGCTTCTCGGTTTCCTGCTGTTGTAGGCGGAGCATACCTATATACATACACAGCTTTCAATGAGCTTACTGCATTTCTCGTGTTTGCGCAACTGATGCTTGACTACCATATTGGTGCTGCTAGCATAGCAAGAAGCTTAGCAAGCTATGTAGTTGCAGTACTAGAGCTCTTTCCCTTTTTCAAGGGTAACATACCAAGCTGGATTGGGCATGGTGGTGAGGAGTTTTTGGGAGCCCTATCTATTAATGTATTGGCTCCAATTCTTCTAGTGCTTCTTACAATAGTTCTTTCTTTGGGAGTCGGAGAATCGTCTGTGTTGAACTCAGTCATGACTACAGCAAAG GTAATAATTGTTATTTTCGTCATAATCGTTGGGTCTTTTGAGGTTGATGTTTCAAATTGGTCTCCTTTTGCTCCAAATGGTTTTAAAGCAGTACTGACGGGAGCAACTGTAGCATTCTTTGCATTTGTTGGATTTGATGCAGTTGCTAATTCAGCTGAAGAATCTAAGAGACCACAA CGGGACTTGCCATTAGGCATCATGGGCAGCCTTCTCATTTGTGCGGCATTGTATATTGGTGTTTGCTTAGTCTTAACTGGGATGGTACCTTACCAGTTCCTAGGGGAAGAAGCTCCTCTGTCTGAAGCTTTCACATCGAAGGGTTTGAAATATGTTTCTGTAATAATCAGCATTGGTGCTGTTGCTGGACTTACGACTACGCTTCTAGTTGGTCTTTATGTCCAG TCTAGGTTATATCTTGGGCTTGGAAGGGATGGTTTACTACCTTCAATTTTTGCTAAAGTGCATCCGATACGGCACACTCCCATACACTCTCAGGTTTGGGTTGGATCTGTTGCCTGCGTCTTGGCAGGGCTGTTCAATGTGCATGTGCTCTCACACATTCTTTCAGTTGGCTCATTG ACAGGCTATTCTGTTGTCTCAGCATGTGTGGTAACCCTTCGCTGGAAGGATAAGAGCTCAAGTCAAGTTTCGAGAAGGTGGATATCAAGCTGGAGGGAAGGTGTCCTTTGCCTAATCATAATTGCTTCTTGTGGTTTCACTGCTGGAGCTGTCTACCGTTTCAATGCTTCATTTGTGTTTCTGATTGTGGCTCTTATAGCTGCAATCTTTGCTGCCGCTGCTCTTTACTTACGTCAA GTCTTGAATCCAGTATGA